One Pseudoliparis swirei isolate HS2019 ecotype Mariana Trench chromosome 4, NWPU_hadal_v1, whole genome shotgun sequence genomic window carries:
- the bnc1 gene encoding zinc finger protein basonuclin-1 isoform X3 yields MYQSSQVEIVHSNVVFDICSLMLYGTQAIPIRLKILLDRLFSVLKQEEVKQILNALDWTLQDYIRGYVLQDVAGKVLDRWAIMTFEEEIATLQQFLRFGETKSIVELMALQDKEGQAVLVPSTRTNSDIRTFIERNTPRTAANLSTSKVDKLSSSSMHHFENFVNSMAFMLPFQLLGSVPAPFLGSPAGAPQHQQHQQPCRGSMEQQSQRRDDQSRDDLGRDNCLRLSHTPESSLLGSSSVIFTPDLDRSGDRPMDSLCTTTKIEAEDFSTSDNDSDGPSTPCTPSMSSDITQMSPESKLRSLDRNGSGGGGVSAGSGGGCSLKKGRVYCNACEKTFYDKGTLKIHYNAVHLKIKHKCTIDGCNMVFSSLRSRNRHSANPNPRLHMPMNRNNRDKDIRGSSSGDEGSLGEKRSEYGTPIPICSAENHKLIPSYMVSHVDTKLHNSSFSSMGQSGILFPNLKTVQPVLPFYRSLVTPAELANTPGTLPSLPLLSSSVPIKPIMAPELYMTDPIPKKKSRKSSMPIKIEKEVVERDEQMDKGSSSEDEAPFQGRNKEECDGIRTEEQMCARQAGEEREARGDYIGEERAKHLVDQTLDREMTAREDKDDEPRPAETGVITSASSPFGDRLMENHCDNNLLCQEPNGNKEREDREHSNSHHAADKIAELRWDGVEHKLTNGGALQLTNCEREGSLGGVDDYGDLGLSHLDPNADQPHHCEICSKTFKNPYSVKMHYQNVHLKEMHMCTVDGCNAAFPSRRSRDRHSANLNLHHKLLTKDSFSPANTLYLPSSHCRDRDPVALDYYQDQRDRDLPHRDPTSQTSVIFRGHNRMGLVFPMSKVSTAPNSAEASPFADMEGLRAGGAGGGGSGVSGEDGAVLDLSTSSSAPPRGSGSVRSSWDSDGAGSEEGVEEDEEVLRMEDSDESCDGIDMGRPGGEELVLAGERTQGCIGGGQGGLQGGGGGSPITCHVCQKVYSNKGTFRAHYKTVHLRLLHKCKVPGCDTSFSSVRSRNRHSQNPNLHRNLAVSSGSTMDQE; encoded by the exons GATGTAGCCGGGAAGGTGCTGGACCGGTGGGCCATTATGACGTTTGAGGAGGAGATCGCTACACTGCAGCAGTTCTTGCGCTTTGGCGAGACCAAGTCCATAGTGGAGCTCATGGCTCTGCAGGACAAGGAGGGCCAGGCAGTGTTGGTTCCCAGCACCCGCACCAACTCTGATATCCGCACTTTCATTGAGCGCAACACCCCACGCACTGCTGCTAACCTCTCTACATCCAAAGTCGATAAGCTGAGTAGCAGTAGCATGCACCACTTTGAAAACTTTGTCAACAGCATGGCCTTCATGCTACCCTTCCAGCTGTTAGGCTCTGTTCCTGCACCATTTCTGGGCTCACCGGCAGGAGCACCGCAGCACCAGCAACACCAGCAGCCGTGCCGTGGGTCAATGGAGCAGCAGAGTCAGAGACGAGATGATCAAAGTCGTGATGATCTAGggagagacaactgccttcgtCTTTCACACACTCCTGAGAGCAGCCTGCTAGGTTCCAGCTCTGTCATATTCACTCCTGATCTAGACCGAAGCGGAGACAGGCCAATGGACAGCCTCTGCACCACCACAAAGATTGAGGCAGAGGACTTCTCCACCAGTGACAATGACTCGGATGGACCCTCGACTCCGTGCACACCCTCCATGAGCTCGGACATAACACAGATGTCCCCTGAGAGCAAGCTGCGCTCCCTGGACAGGAATGGGAGCGGGGGTGGTGGGGTCTCAGCAGGTAGTGGGGGAGGATGCTCTCTGAAGAAAGGTCGAGTGTATTGCAACGCTTGTGAGAAGACATTTTACGACAAAGGCACATTGAAAATACACTACAATGCAGTGCATCTGAAGATTAAGCACAAGTGTACCATCGATGGCTGCAACATGGTTTTCAGCTCGCTGCGTAGTCGCAATCGCCATAGTGCCAACCCAAACCCACGGCTACACATGCCTATGAACCGTAACAACCGGGACAAAGACATCCGGGGCAGCTCGTCTGGTGATGAGGGCTCTTTAGGGGAGAAGAGGTCTGAATATGGAACCCCCATCCCCATCTGCTCTGCAGAGAACCATAAATTAATTCCCAGCTACATGGTGAGCCATGTGGACACTAAACTCCACAACAGCTCGTTCTCCAGCATGGGCCAGAGTGGCATCCTCTTCCCCAACCTAAAAACAGTACAACCAGTCTTGCCTTTCTACCGCAGCCTGGTAACACCGGCAGAGCTTGCCAACACCCCAGGAACACTACCCTCccttcctctgttatcctcctCTGTACCCATCAAACCAATCATGGCCCCTGAACTCTACATGACAGACCCCATACCAAAGAAAAAGTCTCGAAAGTCAAGCATGCCAATAAAGATAgagaaggaggtggtggagcgAGATGAGCAGATGGATAAGGGAAGCAGCTCTGAGGACGAGGCTCCTTTTCAGGGCAGGAACAAGGAAGAGTGTGATGGAATCCGAACAGAAGAGCAAATGTGTGCAAGACAAgctggggaagagagggaggcaaGAGGAGATTACATTGGCGAAGAGAGGGCCAAGCATCTGGTGGACCAAACTTTAGATAGAGAAATGACAGCGAGAGAGGACAAAGATGATGAGCCAAGGCCAGCTGAAACGGGGGTCATCACATCTGCATCTTCCCCGTTCGGAGACAGACTGATGGAGAATCACTGTGACAACAACTTACTCTGTCAGGAACCCAATGGCAATAAAGAAAGGGAGGACAGGGAGCATTCAAACTCCCATCATGCAGCTGACAAGATTGCAGAGCTCAGATGGGATGGCGTCGAGCACAAGCTGACTAATGGGGGCGCTCTCCAACTCACGaactgtgagagagagggatcaCTCGGTGGTGTAGATGACTACGGTGACTTAGGCTTGTCTCACCTCGACCCAAATGCTGACCAGCCACACCACTGTGAGATCTGCAGTAAGACCTTTAAGAACCCCTACAGTGTCAAAATGCACTACCAAAATGTCCACCTGAAGGAGATGCACATGTGCACAGTGGACGGCTGCAATGCCGCCTTCCCCTCCCGCAGGAGccgagacag ACACAGTGCTAATTTGAACCTGCACCACAAGCTGCTGACCAAAGACTCATTCAGCCCAGCCAACACCCTATACTTGCCCTCATCCCACTGTAGAGACAGAGACCCGGTTGCCCTGGACTACTACCAAGACCAGCGGGACAGAGATCTGCCCCATCGGGACCCAACCAGCCAGACTTCTGTCATCTTCCGAGGACACAATCGCATGGGCCTGGTCTTCCCAATGAGCAAAGTGTCTACTGCACCAAACAGTGCTGAGGCATCTCCTTTTGCAGACATGGAGGGAttaagagcaggaggagcaggaggaggaggaagtggtgtAAGTGGGGAGGATGGTGCCGTTCTGGAcctgagcacctcctcctctgccccaCCTCGTGGCAGTGGCAGTGTTCGATCGTCCTGGGACTCAGATGGTGCCGGTAGTGAGGAAGGGgttgaagaggatgaggaggtgctCCGCATGGAGGACAGTGATGAAAGCTGCGATGGGATCGACATGGGGAGGCCTGGGGGTGAGGAGTTGGTACTCGCGGGAGAGAGAACCCAGGGCTGCATTGGGGGAGGACAAGGCGGGCTTCAGGGAGGTGGGGGTGGGTCTCCGATAACCTGCCATGTCTGCCAAAAAGTCTACAGCAACAAGGGCACATTCAGAGCCCATTACAAAACTGTCCATCTGCGACTACTTCACAAGTGTAAAGTCCCTGGCTGCGATACATCCTTCTCTTCTGTGCGAAGCAGAAACAGGCACAGCCAAAACCCAAACCTTCATAGAAACCTAGCGGTTAGCTCAGGTTCCACGATGGACCAGGAGTAG